The following proteins are co-located in the Polystyrenella longa genome:
- a CDS encoding ArsR/SmtB family transcription factor yields the protein METQQTDYDIEKVFRALSDLTRLRILNLLRGGELCVCDLIDVLDLPQSTVSRHLAYLRKVNLVKARKEGLWHYYQLVDTDVKFMRKVFECVEAASEAISLLHKDVKTLDSSCCQKGCE from the coding sequence ATGGAAACACAACAAACAGACTACGACATCGAAAAGGTCTTTCGGGCCCTTTCCGATCTTACCCGATTGCGGATCTTGAATCTGCTACGCGGGGGGGAGCTCTGCGTCTGTGACCTGATCGATGTACTCGATCTTCCGCAGTCGACGGTGTCGAGGCATCTGGCGTATCTGCGAAAAGTGAATCTGGTCAAAGCCCGCAAGGAAGGTCTCTGGCATTATTACCAACTGGTAGATACGGATGTGAAATTCATGCGTAAAGTTTTTGAGTGCGTCGAAGCGGCCAGTGAGGCGATCTCACTGCTCCACAAAGACGTGAAAACGCTGGACTCGTCCTGCTGCCAGAAAGGCTGTGAATAA
- a CDS encoding outer membrane protein assembly factor BamB family protein, whose translation MPNLTRVLFSLLVLLTLSVPAFAAHPVIMQGNGKLAVVNEAGEVEWEMPWKDIHDLHMLENGNILTVRAFREVVEIDRKSKEVVWSYDSSIENGNSGKKIEVHAIQPLADGRVMIAESGAGRIIEIDRSGKLLKTVPLKIENPHPHRDTRLARKLDNGNYLVCHEGDGVIREYDGESSEVVWEYSVPLFGKEPQPGHGLDAFGNSAYAALRLNNGNTLIATGNGHSVIEVTPEKEIVWELHQDDLDGIRFAWVTVLEVHPNGNYIIGNCHAGPGNPLLVEIDPATKKVVWAFDQYDRFGNSAPTSQVLGVSGDVNR comes from the coding sequence ATGCCAAATCTGACTCGCGTTCTGTTCTCCCTTCTCGTACTGCTGACTCTCAGTGTTCCTGCCTTCGCCGCTCATCCTGTCATCATGCAGGGGAATGGGAAACTGGCCGTCGTCAACGAAGCGGGTGAAGTTGAATGGGAGATGCCGTGGAAGGATATTCATGATCTGCATATGTTGGAGAATGGCAATATCTTGACTGTCCGTGCCTTTCGCGAAGTGGTCGAGATTGATCGCAAATCAAAAGAAGTCGTCTGGTCGTACGACAGTTCGATAGAGAATGGGAACAGCGGGAAGAAAATCGAAGTGCATGCCATCCAACCTTTGGCGGATGGACGGGTGATGATTGCCGAGTCGGGGGCAGGGCGGATTATCGAAATTGATCGGTCCGGTAAACTGCTCAAAACTGTCCCACTGAAAATAGAGAATCCCCATCCCCACCGGGATACCCGGTTGGCCCGTAAGCTCGATAACGGTAATTACCTGGTTTGCCATGAAGGGGACGGAGTCATCCGGGAGTATGATGGCGAGAGCAGCGAGGTTGTCTGGGAGTATTCCGTTCCTCTATTTGGTAAAGAACCTCAACCGGGGCATGGACTGGATGCGTTTGGAAATAGTGCCTATGCCGCCTTGCGACTCAACAACGGGAACACACTGATCGCGACCGGCAACGGGCATTCGGTGATTGAAGTGACCCCCGAGAAAGAGATTGTCTGGGAACTTCATCAGGATGACTTGGACGGTATCCGTTTTGCTTGGGTGACTGTTCTGGAAGTTCATCCCAACGGGAACTACATCATCGGGAATTGTCATGCCGGTCCCGGGAATCCGTTGCTGGTTGAAATTGATCCGGCGACCAAAAAAGTGGTTTGGGCTTTCGATCAATATGACCGCTTTGGGAATTCCGCTCCGACCTCACAGGTGTTGGGTGTTAGTGGCGATGTTAATCGTTGA
- a CDS encoding thioredoxin family protein — protein MIPSLVIGSLLLLSSNLYATEMAEASLKHFSSTSKIEWQHDLGPAQEIAETNNRPLLLFFTATWCGPCQSVKRTTMQDPSVIRELSKNFVPVMLDFDQHRFLASQMNISVVPTIMVLNPSATGLLHKVTNTSGSMFIRELQTAKKMHGEERTIKKTGLSR, from the coding sequence ATGATCCCCTCACTTGTGATTGGCAGCCTCCTCCTCCTTAGCTCCAACCTGTATGCAACAGAAATGGCAGAAGCCTCTCTAAAGCATTTCTCCTCAACCAGCAAAATCGAATGGCAACATGACCTGGGTCCTGCTCAGGAAATTGCGGAAACAAATAATCGTCCGCTACTGTTGTTCTTCACCGCAACCTGGTGCGGCCCCTGTCAGTCGGTCAAGCGGACCACGATGCAGGATCCCTCGGTCATTCGGGAACTCAGTAAGAACTTCGTCCCAGTGATGCTCGACTTCGACCAGCATCGTTTCCTGGCCAGCCAGATGAACATCAGCGTTGTGCCCACAATTATGGTCCTGAACCCAAGTGCGACTGGCCTACTGCACAAAGTGACCAACACCAGTGGCAGTATGTTTATCCGCGAACTGCAAACAGCCAAAAAAATGCATGGCGAAGAACGTACGATCAAAAAGACTGGTCTCTCTCGCTAG
- a CDS encoding NAD-dependent epimerase/dehydratase family protein, with protein MGFSLITGGAGFIGSNLCGALLEQGEQVRVIDDLSTGRIENLEPLLSQYDQLEFQEASITSDNHLNDALQDVDTVYHLAAAVGVKLVAEDPVRTIETNIAPTEFLLKAAAVRNQRVFLASTSEVYGKNPNSIWSEEDDLCLGPTSRPRWAYGCSKAIDEFLALAYARQHSLPVVIGRFFNVVGPNQVGNYGMVIPRFIDKALAGENLTVYDDGQQERCFAHVDEVVRCILKLMETPAANGLICNIGGDQSITMQALAEKVIQKIDPTLAIDYVPYQQVYGADFEDVRCRVPDLSRLESLIHDKPSLSLDEILDEIIKWKQARLDT; from the coding sequence ATGGGATTCTCGTTGATTACAGGGGGGGCCGGATTTATCGGTAGCAATCTTTGTGGGGCATTACTGGAGCAGGGGGAGCAGGTGCGGGTAATCGATGATCTGTCGACCGGTCGCATCGAAAATCTGGAGCCATTACTTTCTCAATACGATCAGTTGGAATTCCAGGAAGCCTCGATCACCAGCGACAATCATTTGAACGATGCCCTGCAGGATGTTGATACCGTCTATCATCTTGCCGCAGCAGTGGGAGTCAAACTTGTCGCTGAAGATCCAGTGCGGACTATCGAGACAAATATTGCGCCGACGGAGTTCCTGTTGAAGGCCGCTGCTGTCCGCAATCAGCGGGTCTTTCTCGCTTCCACCAGCGAAGTCTATGGAAAGAACCCGAATTCCATCTGGTCCGAAGAGGACGATCTCTGTCTGGGACCGACCTCTCGCCCGCGCTGGGCTTATGGTTGCTCAAAGGCAATCGACGAATTTCTGGCATTGGCTTACGCGCGTCAGCACAGCCTGCCTGTCGTGATTGGTCGGTTCTTCAATGTGGTCGGGCCGAATCAGGTCGGGAACTACGGCATGGTCATCCCCCGGTTCATCGATAAAGCCCTCGCGGGAGAGAATCTTACAGTCTACGACGATGGCCAGCAGGAACGATGTTTCGCCCACGTCGACGAAGTCGTCCGCTGCATTCTTAAACTGATGGAAACTCCCGCCGCCAATGGCTTGATCTGCAACATCGGTGGCGACCAAAGCATCACAATGCAGGCGCTGGCGGAAAAGGTGATCCAAAAAATCGATCCGACTCTAGCTATCGACTATGTTCCATACCAGCAAGTCTACGGCGCCGACTTCGAAGATGTTCGCTGCCGCGTGCCCGACCTCTCCCGGTTGGAGTCGCTCATCCATGATAAACCCTCGCTTTCGCTCGACGAAATTCTGGACGAAATCATCAAATGGAAGCAGGCTCGACTTGATACATGA
- a CDS encoding Ldh family oxidoreductase: MHVFSEEELQQITSRLLLAAGADEEEATTVSRSLVEANLYGHDSHGVMRLPFYIDRMQQGILKQGSRLQILNETPSAILADGGWGFGQVVARDLVNRLIKKAETVGVASGSLKQSAHIGRLGEYAEMATEAGMIALICANNHGAIQRVAPVGGKRPRLGTNPLCIGVPGGEHGAFVLDFGTSATAEGKVRVKKIAGEQIPDGWILDSNGEPTNDPNKLYEDPPGSILPMGGLQAYKGFGLAFMIEMIASGLAGAPCAQPDAPSPLGNAAWFLVISPEKMAGSDHLVQEVRQLEEYVRSVPKIDGVDKITLPGDPERRIHAERKANGIPIDDGNWKAMLDLAEKLNVKI, translated from the coding sequence GTGCACGTTTTTTCCGAAGAAGAACTTCAGCAGATCACCAGTCGCCTGTTGCTTGCCGCTGGAGCGGATGAAGAGGAAGCGACAACAGTCAGTCGCAGTCTGGTCGAGGCGAATCTGTACGGGCATGATTCACATGGTGTGATGCGGCTCCCGTTTTATATTGATCGGATGCAGCAAGGGATTCTGAAACAGGGAAGTCGTCTGCAAATCTTGAACGAAACGCCCTCTGCTATTCTCGCCGATGGAGGTTGGGGGTTTGGCCAGGTCGTTGCTCGAGATCTCGTAAACCGACTCATTAAGAAGGCCGAAACAGTCGGTGTAGCGTCCGGGTCGTTGAAACAGTCTGCTCATATTGGGCGACTGGGCGAATATGCCGAGATGGCCACGGAAGCCGGAATGATCGCCTTAATCTGTGCCAATAATCATGGCGCGATTCAGCGTGTGGCACCCGTCGGCGGAAAACGCCCTCGACTGGGAACAAACCCCCTCTGTATCGGAGTTCCGGGCGGTGAGCATGGAGCGTTTGTGCTCGACTTTGGAACCAGTGCCACTGCCGAAGGAAAAGTCCGCGTCAAAAAAATTGCGGGAGAACAGATTCCCGATGGTTGGATTCTCGATTCAAATGGCGAACCTACCAACGACCCAAACAAACTGTACGAAGATCCTCCCGGAAGTATTCTCCCTATGGGAGGATTACAGGCCTATAAAGGATTCGGGCTGGCCTTCATGATTGAAATGATCGCCAGCGGCTTGGCGGGTGCTCCCTGTGCCCAGCCCGACGCTCCATCTCCTCTCGGAAATGCAGCCTGGTTTCTGGTAATCTCACCAGAGAAAATGGCGGGAAGCGACCATCTCGTTCAGGAAGTACGACAATTGGAAGAATACGTTCGCTCAGTGCCGAAAATCGATGGAGTCGATAAAATCACTTTGCCCGGTGATCCCGAGCGACGTATTCATGCTGAACGAAAAGCGAATGGAATTCCTATCGATGACGGGAACTGGAAAGCGATGCTCGATCTGGCCGAAAAACTGAACGTAAAAATTTGA
- a CDS encoding elongation factor G, producing MAKYTPEQIHNVALVGHGAVGKTSLADLLLHKAGIASKPGSVDAGTSLLDTEEDEKHHKHSIFSSLIHFDHHGRRINLFDTPGYPEFIGQVIGALRSVETAVITISAPAGIEVNTRRVFAEADKADVGKFIVLNKLDHDNVNFIELLASIQDMFGRGCVPFNLPIGLGANFSGVYDTLNPPDSIPDGLPMNPHDVSQMVMDSIVEADEELMERYLNDEKLTKDEINHGVAHAVAEGSLIPVFCMSVEKNVGVDEFLNSIADYADSPIDVHQTAFNSDGENIDLQPDPNGPLLAQIVKTRIDPFVARLSYIRVYSGTLKKESSVHASGVEKPLKLPQLLEVQGAHQEPVNEAGPGYIVAVAKVEDLHMGDTLTDTDKCPRLPKITFPTPMIGLAVEPKSRSDQQKISGALHKIEEEDSTFHVSRDDQTKEMVMTGLSELHLKLIEERLKAREKVEIITHQPKVPYRETVVGAAEGSYRHKKQSGGSGQFAEVHLRVAGLPQGIEPEEYFTKDRFSSMRSYHYDPELNFAFIDRVTGGSVPNNFIPAVEKGVIERMKKGVLAGYQVQDVSCELFFGKDHPVDSNETAFKMAAGYCFRDVFQKAKPNLLEPIVALEVTVPDDKLGDITSDLNSRRGRVEGMEGLSGGYQIIHAKAPLAEVMTYARALSSMTGGQGSFTMDLSHYEPVPPNEQQKIVSAATHATDEDE from the coding sequence ATGGCCAAATATACCCCGGAACAGATCCACAATGTCGCCCTCGTAGGGCATGGGGCGGTCGGAAAAACCTCGCTGGCCGACTTGCTCCTGCACAAAGCGGGAATTGCGTCCAAACCGGGCTCTGTCGATGCCGGTACCAGCTTGCTGGACACCGAAGAGGATGAGAAGCACCACAAGCACTCCATCTTTTCCTCCCTCATTCATTTCGACCATCATGGTCGCCGCATCAATCTCTTCGATACCCCCGGCTATCCAGAATTCATCGGTCAGGTGATTGGTGCATTGCGTTCCGTTGAAACAGCCGTCATTACCATCAGCGCCCCGGCCGGGATCGAAGTCAATACTCGGCGTGTCTTTGCTGAAGCCGACAAAGCGGACGTTGGTAAATTTATCGTGCTCAATAAGCTGGATCACGATAACGTCAATTTTATCGAGCTGCTTGCCTCCATTCAGGACATGTTCGGTCGAGGCTGTGTTCCTTTCAACTTGCCGATTGGCCTCGGAGCAAACTTCTCAGGGGTGTATGACACACTCAATCCACCGGACAGTATTCCCGATGGGCTCCCCATGAATCCTCACGACGTTTCCCAGATGGTCATGGACTCGATCGTTGAGGCAGATGAAGAGTTAATGGAGCGATATCTGAACGACGAAAAATTAACTAAGGACGAAATTAATCACGGTGTTGCCCACGCGGTCGCGGAAGGTTCTTTGATTCCCGTTTTCTGTATGTCCGTCGAGAAGAATGTGGGAGTCGACGAATTTTTGAATTCGATTGCCGATTACGCCGATTCCCCCATTGATGTCCATCAGACAGCGTTTAATTCTGACGGAGAAAACATCGACCTGCAGCCCGATCCAAACGGACCACTCCTCGCCCAGATCGTCAAAACCCGTATCGACCCTTTTGTCGCCCGGTTAAGTTACATTCGCGTCTATTCGGGAACGCTCAAAAAAGAAAGCTCCGTTCACGCCTCTGGTGTCGAAAAACCTCTCAAACTTCCACAGCTTCTGGAAGTGCAGGGTGCCCATCAGGAACCGGTGAACGAAGCCGGGCCCGGATACATCGTGGCCGTTGCCAAAGTCGAAGATCTCCACATGGGAGATACATTGACTGACACCGACAAGTGTCCCCGGTTGCCTAAAATTACATTTCCAACTCCCATGATCGGTTTGGCTGTCGAGCCTAAGAGTCGCTCCGATCAACAGAAAATCTCCGGAGCCCTGCACAAGATCGAAGAAGAAGACTCCACCTTCCATGTCTCCCGGGATGACCAGACCAAAGAAATGGTGATGACTGGCTTGTCGGAATTGCATCTCAAGCTGATCGAAGAACGCCTGAAAGCTCGTGAAAAAGTCGAGATCATCACGCATCAACCGAAGGTCCCTTATCGGGAGACCGTTGTCGGTGCCGCCGAAGGCAGTTATCGCCACAAGAAACAGTCTGGAGGTTCCGGTCAGTTTGCCGAAGTCCATCTTCGGGTTGCCGGATTGCCACAGGGAATCGAACCTGAGGAGTACTTCACCAAAGATCGCTTCTCCTCGATGCGAAGTTATCATTACGATCCGGAACTGAACTTTGCATTTATTGACCGGGTGACGGGGGGAAGCGTACCGAACAACTTCATTCCCGCAGTCGAAAAGGGCGTGATCGAACGGATGAAGAAAGGGGTTCTCGCTGGATATCAGGTACAGGACGTCAGTTGCGAACTCTTCTTCGGAAAAGATCATCCGGTTGACAGCAACGAAACCGCCTTCAAAATGGCTGCCGGATACTGCTTTCGCGATGTTTTTCAGAAAGCGAAGCCGAACCTGCTGGAACCGATCGTCGCTCTGGAGGTCACCGTCCCGGACGACAAACTGGGCGACATCACCTCGGACCTCAACAGTCGCCGTGGTCGCGTGGAAGGAATGGAAGGTCTCTCGGGCGGGTATCAAATCATCCACGCGAAAGCACCGCTGGCCGAAGTGATGACTTACGCCCGCGCGCTCTCCAGCATGACGGGTGGACAAGGTTCCTTCACAATGGACCTCTCCCATTACGAGCCCGTCCCTCCTAACGAACAACAGAAAATCGTTTCCGCTGCTACGCACGCAACCGACGAAGACGAATAG
- a CDS encoding globin produces MYRLLLPFSLLSDNIEYLSEIDQIMMKSTPLSEETALLVHDSYRRCMLASNFLPLFHQKMIGSSKEVAKYFDVFPVNQRYRILAKSVAELVSFAEKKPEAIQQMNEVARLHSREKLRLKPEFYTFWSSSFMETISELDDQWNDELETAWTDSISHGIEYLIQKNSFRL; encoded by the coding sequence ATGTACCGTCTATTGCTTCCCTTCTCTCTCCTGTCTGACAATATTGAATACCTTTCTGAGATTGACCAGATCATGATGAAAAGCACCCCTCTTTCAGAAGAGACGGCCCTGCTAGTCCACGATTCGTATCGACGGTGCATGCTCGCCAGCAATTTTCTCCCACTGTTCCATCAGAAAATGATTGGATCCTCAAAAGAAGTCGCTAAATACTTCGATGTTTTTCCAGTAAATCAGCGATATCGCATTCTCGCTAAATCGGTTGCGGAACTCGTTTCATTTGCGGAAAAGAAACCAGAAGCCATCCAGCAAATGAACGAAGTCGCTCGATTACATAGTAGAGAAAAACTAAGACTCAAACCGGAATTCTACACCTTTTGGTCGTCGTCGTTCATGGAAACGATCAGCGAACTTGATGACCAATGGAATGACGAACTCGAAACGGCCTGGACTGATTCGATCTCCCACGGGATCGAATACCTGATCCAAAAAAATTCGTTTCGGCTGTAG
- a CDS encoding ArsI/CadI family heavy metal resistance metalloenzyme, producing the protein MNTKSAVDFAGRYRLHIALNVSNLEASRHFYEVLLGEPPVKERPRYAKFEPADPSVNLALNELDDIGQVQGGSSHFGIQVKSVEDVHAAIERLQKAGLKTITEEATTCCYAVQDKVWAIDPDGHKWEVFVVLNADAKDELYAESGCCGPGMPPVTELKICQD; encoded by the coding sequence ATGAATACTAAATCAGCCGTCGATTTTGCTGGTCGTTACCGTCTGCATATCGCCCTGAACGTTTCAAATCTGGAAGCGTCGCGTCATTTTTATGAAGTGTTGCTTGGGGAACCTCCTGTTAAAGAGCGTCCTCGCTACGCCAAATTTGAACCCGCCGACCCTTCCGTGAATCTGGCCCTGAATGAACTCGATGATATCGGACAAGTCCAAGGAGGTTCTTCGCACTTTGGCATTCAGGTCAAGTCCGTGGAAGATGTTCACGCCGCCATTGAACGTTTGCAGAAGGCAGGATTAAAAACCATCACCGAAGAAGCAACCACCTGTTGCTATGCCGTACAGGACAAAGTCTGGGCCATCGATCCGGATGGTCATAAATGGGAAGTCTTTGTCGTTCTGAATGCCGATGCGAAAGACGAACTTTACGCTGAGTCAGGTTGCTGTGGCCCCGGAATGCCACCCGTGACCGAGCTGAAAATCTGTCAAGACTAG
- a CDS encoding arsenate reductase ArsC yields MKKRVLVLCTGNSCRSQMAEALWEAAGKGEWESESAGSRPSGYVHPLAIKAMAELGFDISAYESKSLEQFQDQSFDIVVTVCDNAKEACPVFPGAKTLLHWPFFDPADATGSEEEQMVVFRRVRDEIKTKIENYLNQ; encoded by the coding sequence ATGAAGAAACGTGTGTTGGTCCTGTGTACGGGAAATTCCTGCCGCTCCCAAATGGCAGAAGCTTTGTGGGAAGCAGCCGGAAAGGGAGAATGGGAATCGGAATCAGCGGGTTCCAGACCTTCCGGTTATGTGCATCCGCTCGCCATCAAAGCGATGGCAGAACTGGGCTTTGATATTTCAGCATACGAAAGCAAGTCGCTGGAACAATTTCAGGATCAGTCTTTCGACATCGTCGTGACCGTTTGCGACAATGCTAAAGAAGCCTGTCCCGTATTTCCGGGTGCCAAGACGCTGCTCCACTGGCCTTTTTTTGATCCCGCCGATGCAACCGGAAGTGAAGAGGAGCAAATGGTCGTGTTCCGCCGCGTCCGGGATGAGATCAAGACCAAGATTGAAAACTACCTCAATCAATAG